The DNA region TGGAGCTTTTACCAGAAAACTGTTGTCGCACAACTTGAACAGCGCACAACCACCGAAGCAGACGTCTCTGATCATTATGTTGCCATGCAGTCTCCCTGGTATCCGTGATGACCACCATGGCAACCGTTGTCAAGAGGAGAATATTTTCAGATTTCTGCACACCCACATGATTCAAATGGGTAAAAGGGCTGACCACTCAGAGGCACTGGTGCTGTGCACATTATGCAACGCCGCCGAACTGGGTTCTGTCTCCTCGGGGGCAGCACAGTGTCAGCACACGTCAGAACCGGACGAGTTTAGTATTAGAAAGTTTACTCCGTATATGCTGCATTCCCCACATACTCCAACGTCAGTGCTGAGGTCTAGTTTGTGCCGAGGCACTGTGGGTGTTTCCTCCTCTGAATGTGGGCCATGGAGGAAAATAATAAGAAATGTTATGGTTTGGCTCATGGCACTCAATGCCTCTCATTTCTTCCATTTTCATTTGTGGTTTGCTAAATGCAAAAACGTTAAGAAAAAGGCCTATTATGTCTTCATCCAATGGTCATTTGGGTCTCACATTCACAAAGTGTGTACTATAAAAGCTTTGGAGGAGTTCTTCATCCTCGAGTCTTCattatttgtgtttaaacagaCCAACGTAGGCGGTGAAGTAGGTCTGACTGCGCTCCTTCAGTGTCGGCCTGATGGTTCACATTCTTGTGCCGGGTACAGATTACACAGACAGCGGGGGGGAAACAGACGAAACGCTATAAAAACTCTCTTTAGCACGAGCTTTCAAATATATTTTCCTGCGCTCCGTTCCACTCCTCGGTCACTCCCAAGCCGAACCTGTCCAACCTGAATGCTCCTGCATGGCAGCAGTGGGTGGATGCCTGTGTCACACTAAGTTACAACTGTGGGCGGAGGAAGACGGGCTGTTTTCTTAAGTAGGGACTTCAAACGACATTCGATTCGCAGCGGTTTTCTGACCTGTCGGACAGTAACACAATTAGAATCACAGATACAGGATGGAGGCCGACAGCAGCGAAGACATCGAGTCTCTCATAGAGGACATGGACTACATACCCGGCCACTtccacctgaacctgaacctcaACTGTGAGCCCTCTGGGCCCGCGAGGCTGCGGCTCAGGGACACGTACCTGAAGCAGGAAAGCCTGCGGGGGGAGCTGGAGGCCGAGGTCGGGTACCTGCAGTACGCGGTCCGAAACCTGCTGGGTCTGCTGGCCTTTCACCTGGAACAGCTGGACGCGGCCGAGGAAGCATTTAGGTGAGACACAAGTTGATCATCTGGATTTAAGAGAATCAACAAGCAGCATTTGATAATGATATATAAATATCACAGCAGTAAAtgcctttaatttgaaaaattgCTTAATTAAGTAAGTATTTTGCTGCCTTAAAGAACCACACAACTGAATTAACTAATTGCCAACAGTTACACAACAAACCACCACCTTTTTCTATTCCTTCCTGAACAATAATCAAAGTATGCATCTACACTAATCATCTACTACCTCCTTCCTGCTGAGACAGCGCAACGGCTCATTGTGCTGCACGCTCACAGGCTGCTGTCAGAGGGACATTCATACATTTAACGCTGACACCTGCTCCCTGGCCGCGCGCAGACAGCGTAACCCCTGCACGTGTGCCCTTCAGGAGCATCTGCAAAGAGGACCCGGGGAACCTGAACGCCTGGGCCAACCTGGGCTGCGTGTACGACCGGCTGGGGAGCGAGGCGGAGGCGGCCGAGTGCGTGGAGAGAGTGTCGCAGCTCATGGCCCAGGAGGAGGCGCGGCTGCCGGCCGCGCGCGGCCTGGCCGAGCAGGCCTACGTCCACCCGTATGACGTGGAGCTGCACGGCGAGGACGAGCTGAGGGAGAGGCTGGTGGCGGCGCTGATGCTCTACAACAGGGCTCTGGACTATGGCGGGCAGCTGGTGAGACCAGAACCAAGGGGAGCTCTGACCGGTGGAAAGAACTGGTGTTTAATGGGAGCTGGTGGTTGTTCAACTGTGCAGCTTTACCAATCGTTAGATATGACTGAGTCCCTGTTACgtcatgctgctgttttcagatCCCGACAGAGGAGAAGCGAAGCTGGTATTTCAAAATGGCGATCATCTACGTGAGGTACAGCCCCGACAACAAGCACGGCCGCCGTTTACGAGCGGTGCAGTCTGACAGTCGCTCTGCACCTGCAGGTTGGACGACATAGTGAAAACCAAGGAGGACTCCGAGTACTCCAGACTCTCTCACTACAATAAAGGCCTGCAGCTCCTGAAGGAAACACTGGCTTCTGACAAAGTCCTCCACAGAGGTCCGTAACACAGCGACTTGTAAATCACACTCAGACACAGTGGAATGCGTGTGGAATGTTACGTGCTGCACAACAACACGCTTTCCTCCGCTCGCCACAGCTCTCGCCTGGTGCTACGTTGGACTCATGTTGGAGCGGAAGGGGGACTTCACCACCGTGCCCATGTCTGTGCACGACTGCGGCTTCTCCGCCTCGGACCCTCTCACCTGCTACGGAACCGTAAGACGCCACGCAGCACTCGCGTTCTCGTATAGagaggtgcattgtgggattgTTTCCACAGTGGAAACTCTGAGTGCTCTTCGGTGGACAGGTTTACgcgtcacacactcacacacacacacacacacacacacacacacacacacacacacacacacacacacacacacacacacacacacacacacacacacagctgctgaggcCTTGTTAAAAGCAGAATTGGTTCCTGGCGCTGGGGTTTGTTGCCAGTAACAGGCTGTTCGCCAGCATTCGCTGTATTTTCTATTCTCACGTCCACCATGTTTGTGCGACGCGTGACAAATCTGAGCCGTGCCGTCGTTTCCTTCTTTCACCTCATCACCAAATGAAAGTCTCTTCTCTTCTCAGGACACATTTCCCAGATTAACACGTGAGgcgcttctgttgttgttgtcttccCGACGTCCTGTTTCAAACAGACGCTCCGCTTCGCGCTCGCTAACTCACCACCGTCTGTGTCTTCAGGCCATAAACTTGGCAAGTGACGACGCGTTCGTGCTGAACCTTCTGGCCAAGGTCTTCTTTCTGACGGGCAAACACGAGATGGCCACGGGGATCTGCAACATGGCCCTCAGCGTGCTGCCGGACCCGGAGCTGAACTGGCAGGCCTACTGCACCCGGGCCAAGGTCGGCCGGTACCACTGGGTCCGTGCACCGCTCTGATGATGCACAGCCCTCTATTTACCGACGTTTCCTTTTAGATCAGCACAGCGCTCTACATCAGAGACCTGGAGAGGGCAAAGTGTGGCCAAGGTGCCATCCCGGACCGGCAGAAGCTCACCGAGGCCAGGAAGGACCTGAACAAGGTGCTGGCCGTGCGTCCGAGTCTGAGAACTCACCTGGAACTGGCACAGGTACCGGCACCAAGCCGTCGCACGGCACCGGCACACGCTCCTCCACCGCAGCAGCTTAACCCGCGTTCCCCCGCAGGTGCTCTACTACACGGGCGTGGACGCGCTCCAGGAGGGCCTCATGGTGGACGAGGGGGCGGTGAACAGCGCGCTGGTGAGCCTGTCGCACGCGCTGCAGTGGCGCATGGCCGACGCCCTGCCGGACCTGCACGTGCTCCgaggctgctgcctgctgctgaaGGGCGAGGAGCAGAACGCCGCCGACTGCTTCAAACGGGCCGTGGAGCTGGAGCGGCCCGGCAGCACGGACACGGCGGCGCTGCGCTGCCtcctgcaggcgctgctggCTCTGTTCATGCAGGCCGGGCCCGACGCGGGCCGCGCCGTCACCCAGCTGGAGACGTGGGTGCAGAAGGCGGAGGAGACGTACACCACGGACCtggtgaagctggagctgaggtgCCTGTACAGGAGCCACACGGCCGAGGTCACCGAGCTGTCCAGGGCGCTGATCAGCACGGGGCGCACGGATCTggtgaggaggctgctggagacAGTGGTGCCCACACAGCTGGCCAAGAAGAGGCCCGTCGCCAGATGTGTGTCGTACACGTGAGGCGATCACGCTTTAACAGATAACAGGCGCGTGAGCAAACAAATGCGGGCGTGCAGTGATTCTATGGCACCGGACAACATTTCACCGATAAGCAGATAGCAGATAAACACTGTGATGAGCCGTGAGTCAAAGCTGTGATTCATTCACTGAATGCCTTTACTGTTTAAGGACTTTAAACAACACGATGTGGGTGATAATTTATTGTGAACGTTCTTCAggtttaaaacaaaaacctgTGGGTGTTTGAGAGCGTCGCTGAAAAGCTACTGGACACAGTGATATAACTAGGCTTGAGGTGCGACTGTGATGAGTGTTCCACTGGTGACCAGACGAGGGCGCTAAAGACTTCACATGCAACGATCGTTTAATCCCACTCAGGAGTTTGTACACGAAAAACCACTGTGAATAAAAGGCGACTTTCTACTTAACTCACTGTGTGATGGACAAAGTACTAGATATGGAAccattttgtattattttaaatatatgattATACATTTAGTGGCCAGTTTTAATAATTGGGTGAAAGTACTTAAATGTCAGAGAACTAGAAGTTGGCGGCAGAACCCAGCCTGGTATTTAGGTTAGAAGACACTCACCCAGTCCCAGTGAACTCAATATTTATCTCGCCAGATACTTGTGGTTTCATGTAACTCTGTAAAATGATTGGACCACGCTTTAAATACCCAACATGCCATAGATTGTTAATGAGGTTTGCTTGGAATTGAAAACAACGCTTCATGTGCAGTGACGCCACAAACTGAATCCAGCTCAAGTGGTTCAATAATAAGCTCAGAACTTTCTGACTTAAACAACTTTGAAGGCAAATTTGAGGTGTTGGATTAAATTAGCGCGCACCTATGAAAGTGACCTGTGAGTATATTCAGCTCAGATTCACCGTATAACAGGGTGTGATTCACCATGACTCACTGTTAGTCTGCacatgaagctgaggctgagatcCTGCTCTGTGAACTGGGCGTAGTCTGTGTAGAAACAACTGCTccctttgtgttcaggtgcacTTTAAGCAACATGAGTCCTTCCTTTCTTTACATATACAGGGGTTCACCTGctctttcttttcatttaatcTGAATTTGTATTTACAGATTTAGCTCATTAAGTTTTAGCCTGACGACTAAATGACTAGAAGTGTCACAACTCAGTCCTCTCATCCTGAGAAACCTTGAATTCATCAtacatcacctgcagcagcatcaaatAGCACAGAAGGAATAAtggctgaaaaaaataaaaataaaatcaacaacaggAAGATCCTGGTAAAAGCAGTCTGTACAGTACTATGACCTTTTAGGTCAGAGAAGCATCCAAGGCATCATGAGCTGAGAAGCATCAGCCCGATGAGCGTCCTCCATAGCAGCTTCATTCATCTGCCTTCTGTCTGACGCACCATCACGACTGCagaaaacaccaacacacagattAGCGACGGCCGAGCCCGGCCCTGCTGGGTGTGATGCTCACCACACGATCTGCCTCATTCTTAGATGTGAAACAATAACAGAGAGGTGCCAGTGAAGGGGCCACAGCGAGGTCCGAGTCTATTCATGTTTACAGTACAGACACCAGTAGATATTAGAATGGCCACCGGGTCAGACACCACAAGGATTCTGagtaaaaaacatttctgagGTGATTAGACAGACTCATTAATTAAAAGCTTGGCTGGGTCATGGGTCACACTTTCAGGTTCTGCAGCATAGTTTCTTCCAGGTTCTGAGTATCAGCGAGATGCCACCGCCAACACCCTGCGTAGTCCTCCACAGCCTCTGAGCAGACAACAGGTCCAGCTGAAGCAGGTAGGACCTTTAATACCTCTAGTAAACGGGCAGACGCTGTATTTTAAAGtacaacagaggaaaaaaacttTTATTGCATTGCTGTTAGGTAGAATCAGATAAACAGGAAGTATTTTCACCAGTGACTGGCCTCAGAGAATCATGCATACGTCAGAATTACTCACTCTAGTAAAGACGTTATTGGAATCATTACTAAAAATATATAGTAAAacctaatatatatataaatttatcTGAATTCAATTGAATGGTTTCTTTCATGTTATGGATCATACTTAGTCCATGTCCATGGTTGTAATTCAGTGGGCAGTGATCCTGAATGATCTGTCACCACAGTTTAAACCAGTCCTGCAAAAGGCTCCAAAActagaggccacacacacacacacacacacacacacacacacacacacacacacacacacacacacacacacacacacacacacacagtgtaaagcAGAGCACCTTCCTCCCTGTGTTGATTATGGCACATTTACAAGCACAAAACAATTGAACTCAGCCCAGTATAACGACTGTATGTGTGCTAAGAAACAAATCAAGTAGAAAGTTCAGATTTATGAGTTTAGTTTGAGTTTATCAGTGTGAGAGGCTCAGAGTCAGGCTCTCGCATGGTCCAGGGCCCATCAATGTAAAGATGAGGACCAGacctggttttgtgtgcaaACACCAACTCTGCGTCCATTGCAGGTGAATTGCTGTGGAACCATGGCGATGGCCTCTGTACCCATGACAAAGTGGCACACGGGTCTCCTTGACTGCTGCGCCGACGTAGGCACCTGTGAGCCTCCTAACAGCGTCaccgcggtcaaatgagccgctggTTGCGTTTTcgtggtcaaatgagccgtcgctatattcgaggtgcgcgattcgtgcgatacttacggtaacagtgttgcgatcacCGAGAAGAGCAGAGACGCTTAATATAATCAGCAATTGAGGCGATATTAGGATTATTGTCGTAAGGAGACGAAGCAAATTTaagaaattatgttttttaCAGTGaacgtttaaaaaaatattgatatggaaaatataaaaagggaattggcctctattctaaaacttgaaTAAAATGAATGGTCATCAAGAGTTGAACTTTGACCTTCAAtatcatcctcttcctcaaaTTGTACATCAACGTTCCTTCACAGTTCTTCTTAGTACTTCTTGGActtcaatgtacagtataatacttTATTGATAAATAACTTTATAACTATATAGTAAAAGTATTTGATTTTTGCTGTGGGAGTAGTCGGGGTAGTACTAAGCAGAACTGTGATGGAACGGTGACGTACCAATTTGAAGAAGTAATTTTACTCGAATCCAAGTTTGAGAATAGAGACTAATtgcctttttatattttccatcagtgttttttcatttactgtaaattccATAATTTCTTAAATTTGCCTCGTCTCCTTACGGCATTAATCCTAAAATCGCCTCAGTTGCTGATTAGAGGGAGGAGTCTCCGCTCCtctcgcaacactgttaccgtaactaccgcacgaatcgcgcacctcgaatatagcgacggctcatttgaccacggaaaCGCAAACAGCGCTCATTTGACCTGCACATCCACATTACATTTGTCTCTTCCCGCGTCGCGAACGGACCTGTGCCGTGTCCCTCAGGCTGCTACGGGTTCTGGTGCTGCCCGTGCCTCGCCTGCTCGGTGTCGAAGGACTTTGGCGAGAACACCTGCCTCCCGCTGTGTGACATACTGAGCCCCGCCATTACGTCAGCGCTGGGCATCCCGCTGTGCGTGCCCCCCGCCGTGCTGTCCATGCGGGTCGCCATGCGGCACAGATACAACATCCACGTGAATACAAACATGCATTTGATCAAATCAGAGTTCTACTAGATGAGCTCCTGGGAAGTGTAGTCAAATACTTTGCTCTGGGTCCATTCAGGGTTCTGTCTGCAAGGACATCGCCACCTCCTGTTTCTGCGAGTGGTGCTCGTGGTGTCAGATGCAGCGCGAGCTGAAGCATCGCAAGAAAAACGTGCCGGTCATGGTCATGCAGCCGATTCCGCAGTGAGGACGGAGCCTGGACCGGATCCTGGACCGGCTCCTGGACCGGAGCCTGGACCCGAGCCTGGACCCGAGCCTGGACGGGTGTCAGCAGCCTGGGATGCTGCTCTTCACACAGTCTTAGTTGTGTTGTTCACAGTTGACACACGTTTCGATTTTACGACCATGTTCCCTAGTGATGCACTGGTTGCAgccaataaaatacattttcttgAACTTCATCAATACAAAGATCATTTTAAGAATCTATTATTTATTCAAGCTGCAAAGTTCTGAGGCATCCTTAAACCCACTTCTACTGTTTTTATGTCGTTCTTCGTGTCCGTTTTTCCACAGCCAATGAATCATCTTtgtatttttcacattttgtatttttctgcctCATAAAATGTCCAAAACGACTTTGTATTTACGTCTGCGAAGTTCCTGACTCTCGACAGTAGGAGGCTCCAGACTCAATAAGAGACGCCTCACCTGGTGGTGATGAGGTAACACTCCACTATGCGACGGTTAAATACCTGTGCTCCAGTCAGTCGGCACTAAATAAGCCTCAGCTGTTCACTCATTCAAAGACTGATTATCCCTGATTGACTCCTTTGGAACAACTGTGACAATCTTGTGTCCTTAGACACTATGAACTGGACTCAATAATGAATGAGTGGAGGTAAAACCAGAGACAGCGCTTTCTGTTTTGAAttattttgtttaaaacataagagaaagaaaaactttTAGTTTCATACTGACTGTGGAGAACAAGGAAGAGGGAACAAGGAAGCCCGTATCAAACAAAAGACAATGCCTTCAGATTGTATCATATATTTTTACAAACTGTATTTAGTTACAGTGGCCCAATGGAATATAACCTGCAGCCACGAAAACACAGCAACTCACCAGGAGCTGTAGCTTCTTcagacgaggaagaggacgacgGAGGGAGACAGAAAGCAGGTCCATCCACAAATCCATCTTGGAATTGTGAGTTTTCCAGTGGGACAGTGAATGTTACTGTTAGAGAACATCGGTGTCAGTGACGATGAGAGGGCGTTTGATGACagtgatgttgctgctgtgctgtaaCAGGTGCAGCAGGATGACACACATTAACACTGTGAACACATGAAAACATCCGCTCCTGAAAGATGTGATCCCAGCTCGCTGGTCAGGGTTTTGTTTAATCTCGTTAAATCACAGGAATCTACTTCTTTATGCAAATAGGACACATCATTACGTCATTCATATCTTTCAGTCCAAGACAAGGAAAATCAGATATGATATTTCACATTGACTTAAATTCTTTGGGCCCCCAAACTCTGGTTCTGCAGCATTTTTTGTGCTGAGTCCAAACTTTCGTTATAGCTCTCCAACCCAAGTCACATCCTGTCACTCAGTCACAGCTTCACATGCTCTCAGCAGGCAACAGCTCAATCAGGTAAGATGCACTTTGTTCACAAAGTAGTTTATGCCACAAGATTTTATGATTTTTACATGTTGAATACAAGGTATTTATTCACCTCAGCTCTCTATTGTACACTGTGTGTTAAtgaaaatgaacacattttacACTTCATATCTGAGGAATCtgtttttgcatttcacatAATTCAAGTCTTGTATGATCATTTCTATTATTGTTGCCTCTTTACATTATTCTagtattatatattaaaatgaGTATTATAAGTCATTCTTTCCTAGGGGACATCTGTTCAACGTAAAGCTGCAACTCAGACTTACCCAGACTTGTTATAAATTCATCTGTTGTTCATTTGTTGCATCTGACATGTCACATTCTGCCAGCCAGTAGTAAGATGCAATATTAAAACAGAGCAAATGTGTGATTTCTATATTtgctaaaatgaaaaaatactaTGCCGAAATACTACAATTATAACTCACTAATGACCCTGACAAGGCAGTGACAACTCACTGATATTATAGGTTGAGAATAATAACAATCATTATAAATAAGAGAATATTCTTAtgtcttatttttattattcaaacaacTCGCTGATATTAGAGGTTGAGAATAATAACAAtcataataaaaaatagaataTTCTTAgatcttatttttattattctaaCAACTTGCTGATATTAGAGGTTGAGAATATGCGGTAGTAGTTTACATAGCTGTGAACTagtgcatactgtatgtttactactgtatatttagcTGCATGCCCAGGTGACAGGGAGAGGAAATTCCTTTGGCCCGGGTGAAAGTGCAGTGCTGGGTCAGTGGGGGGCCTACAGTAACTGGCTCATGTGTTGAGTTGTGTTGTAAGACGCTGTGTTCACTAAAGCCGTATCGTGTTTCACAGCAGCCTTGCAGTTGTTTCACTTACCTTTCTGACTTCTGCTCCAGCAGGTTCACTGTTTCTGGCCAGTAACTAGTTTACCCTCCAAATGGCTTCTGCCACCAAGGTAGACTGGCACAGTGGGCTCTGTGACTGCTTTGAGAATGCGTCCACCTGTAAGAATCAGCTGACCGATGGATCTTGGTTCATTAGCTATTGCTAGTCCTTctgaatggtgtgtgtgtgtgtgtgtgtgtgtgtgtgctttaggCTGCTACGGGTTCTGGTGCTGCCCTTGTCTCACATGCACAGTCACGGGACAGTTTGGAGAGAGCCGCTGTCTCCCAGTGTGTGACATCCTCAGCCCCGCTGCATTCACGGGCTGTGGGATACCTCTGTTCGCTCCTCCTGCAGGCGTTTCTATGAGGGCTGCCATGCGAAACAGATACAATATCAAGGTACAGTTTGACATGAGCTCATGAGAAGTCCTGGATTTCTTTCAAAGCTTCACATTCGTTCTCCTCGTGTTCTCTGCAGGGATCTCTCTGTGACGACATCGCAGTGGCCTGTATTTGTCCGTGGTGCTCCTGGTGCCAGATGCATCGCGAGTTAAAACATCGCCAAAAGAACCACACCACTGTGATCAACGTGCAGCCTGCTCCAGTAGTGATGGCTCCTGTTAGCGCAGGTCCAGTCGTTATAGTTAACAACCACTAAACAGAGCTCAGGATGCTGTAGTCCTCCACAGtcttattatttaaattacattttaaatacagGAGTAAATGACTCTAGGTTTACTTGCATtaagttttcagttttattgtgATAAGAAAATCTAACTGGATCAGTCTGTTTTCTTcactgaaaatgtttttaccactatgaaaataaatatgtcattgttttgtttgcaaTAAACAAGGAAGTTTGAAAATGACAAGCTTCTCATGTGGGTCTATTGCAACAAATAACTTCAAAATCTGATCAGATCATCTTCTGATTTATGTGAGTTCACGGCTGTGTCAAAGTCCACACAATAGGCTTCAATGACTTTCTTCAGGGTTCTCTCTGTGaggctgttttttatttctgtttctgcaAGTTGGGTTCAGTTGTCTGATAGGTAAATTCTGACCTGCAGCTTCCTACTTTAATCTTAAGGATGAAATCTCCCTTTTCTAAATCTAAGCGCTAACACATTAAACAGGTTGTTTCGCAAGAGACAGACTAGTGATAATATTTCTGATTTTATCATACACACTAAGCGGTGAGATCTTGCTGCTGTGCTGAGTGGACTGTTGTCAAAGTCAAACGTTTCAGGCTgaattttgtttattaaaagccAGAGATGTACATTTTTACAATCCCTGAATTTTCTTCCCTGTTAAAAACTGTTTCAGGAACGAAGAGCCACTGACCAACACGATGAAGCTGGGTGTGCCTGCTTTGACAAAAAACCTGTAAAAGAAACAACAAGACATGAACTAGCCTTTCCTTTAGCAGTGAACCTACATCTTAACTGATAATACGACTGGGGTTCACAGCTGTACTTGATGATTATTCAGATATTATTACCCTGTTTAAACCACACCATTGCATCATTAGACAACATTTAACTTGTTGCCTGTTTAATGGCCTATTTACCTGATTCTCATTTGGGTGTAATGTCAAAAAGTACTGACTTCAAATAACGGACATGCACCAGATAATCAACCTTCAAACTCTGCTGAGGTCATAGTTTCAAATACAACCACACTTAACCCCTGCAGATTAAGTGTGATTACCTTTTGTGCTGCAACACTTGTAAAAGTGACATCTCTGGGTTTACTTGGTAAAGTGTCTCCTTCTCTTCATCCTCAAAGTACAGCTGGGCAGTGTGAGAAAGCGGAATCTGGTTAATTAGGTTTactataataaacattttattattgctgctgttttcctgcttGTGGTAATAAACCACAGGCCTTGTGAAATAGTTActttaagacaaaacataaagtCCAGTTCACCGGAAGGTGGCAGTACACAGCATGTTAATATAATGAGGAAGGTGATGCGTATTAATTTAATGACAGTCATAAACCACTCATTCCTGCCTCTACTGATCATTAAGAGAATAAATGCAAACCTGCAAATTCTGTGGGTTgtattttctgtctgtgtcccaGGGTGGAGGctcctctccaaacataacagcCAGGTGATCTAGAAAactgatgaataaaaacatgacgGCCAAGCTTTCCATATGAAGCAATTTATACTTCTTTATTTGCAGACTTATTATTACGATAAATGCATAAACTGAAAACACAGTGAGGACAAAAGGAACGTACCAGTTACTCTCACAGAAGGCGGAGATAAAATCACTTTGCTGATGTTCAGGATAGAGGAAGAGCACAGGCCAGTGCAGGGAGCCCTGCTCATCCCGAAAGACCTGAGCCCCTGTGACCTCCTGAGAGCTCAGTCCGTCCAGGCTCAGCTGTGCCATGCCTGCAGAGCagccttcatcttcatcctcatcctcactgttGGACCCACGCTTACAAGGCTTTGTAGAGTGGAGGAGCTTGATGCCCCGATCCTTCAGTTACAGTAGAAAAAGTGTCTAATTGTTTTTTTGACATATAACTGTtaatattt from Betta splendens chromosome 4, fBetSpl5.4, whole genome shotgun sequence includes:
- the ttc22 gene encoding tetratricopeptide repeat protein 22, which codes for MEADSSEDIESLIEDMDYIPGHFHLNLNLNCEPSGPARLRLRDTYLKQESLRGELEAEVGYLQYAVRNLLGLLAFHLEQLDAAEEAFRSICKEDPGNLNAWANLGCVYDRLGSEAEAAECVERVSQLMAQEEARLPAARGLAEQAYVHPYDVELHGEDELRERLVAALMLYNRALDYGGQLIPTEEKRSWYFKMAIIYVRLDDIVKTKEDSEYSRLSHYNKGLQLLKETLASDKVLHRALAWCYVGLMLERKGDFTTVPMSVHDCGFSASDPLTCYGTAINLASDDAFVLNLLAKVFFLTGKHEMATGICNMALSVLPDPELNWQAYCTRAKISTALYIRDLERAKCGQGAIPDRQKLTEARKDLNKVLAVRPSLRTHLELAQVLYYTGVDALQEGLMVDEGAVNSALVSLSHALQWRMADALPDLHVLRGCCLLLKGEEQNAADCFKRAVELERPGSTDTAALRCLLQALLALFMQAGPDAGRAVTQLETWVQKAEETYTTDLVKLELRCLYRSHTAEVTELSRALISTGRTDLVRRLLETVVPTQLAKKRPVARCVSYT
- the LOC129604026 gene encoding cornifelin-like isoform X1 — its product is MAMASVPMTKWHTGLLDCCADVGTCCYGFWCCPCLACSVSKDFGENTCLPLCDILSPAITSALGIPLCVPPAVLSMRVAMRHRYNIHGSVCKDIATSCFCEWCSWCQMQRELKHRKKNVPVMVMQPIPQ
- the LOC129604026 gene encoding cornifelin homolog A-like isoform X2, producing MSRWLRFRGQMSRRYIRGCYGFWCCPCLACSVSKDFGENTCLPLCDILSPAITSALGIPLCVPPAVLSMRVAMRHRYNIHGSVCKDIATSCFCEWCSWCQMQRELKHRKKNVPVMVMQPIPQ